Within the Corynebacterium sp. sy039 genome, the region GATGAAGGGTGAATTTCATACACCCAACATTGATCACGAATTTTTCCCGGATGCCTTCTGGTTTACTGATGTGGCTGGCGGTTGGTTCCAGATCGACCGCTTGATGTTTGTCCGTCTGCTGATGGCAGTGGTTTTGGGCGCTTTTTTTGCTATAGCAATGCGCAATCCAAAGCTTGTTCCTTCTGGTTTGCAGAATCTAGCCGAGTTTTTCTTGGATTTTGTACGTATTCACATTGCGGAAGATATTTTAGGTAAGAAAGAAGGACGTCGTTTCCTTCCGGTAATTGCCACCATTTTCTTCATTGTGTTTATTATGAATATCCCTTCGGTTATTCCATTCCTTAACATTTCGCCTAATGCTCGTATTGGTATGCCAATTGTGCTGGCGGCATTTGGATATATAGCTTTCATTTATGCCGGAGTTAAACGATACGGTTTCTTCAAGTACATACGATCATCAGTGGTAATTCCGCATTTGCCATTCCTGGTCTATTTTCTTGTTATTCCACTGGAGTTCATATCTACATTTATTGTTCGTCCAGTATCGTTAGCTATTCGTCTTATGGTTAATATGCTCGCAGGACACGTCATCCTCGTGCTTATTTTCTCTGCGACAAATTTCTTCTTCTGGCAGTTAAATGGCTGGACTGCAATGTCCGCAGTAACCATTGTTTTTGGTGTACTTATGACACTCTTTGAGTGTCTAGTGATCTTCTTGCAGGCGTATATTTTCGCCTTGTTGGTCGCTGTGTACATTGAATTATCGCTTCATGCAGATGAACACTGATGAGCAACCAGTGCATCCCTTGCGGATCACAAATCTCTATAGTATTGAAGTATTTGTCAGGTAAATATCTGACTTATAGAAAGGGAACTTTTTCTCATGAATGAAATCATTTTGGCAGCAGGAAACGCTGGTGGAATTGAAGGTAGCATCGCTGGTATCGGTTTCGGTCTTTCTGCCATTGGTCCTGGTATCGGTATCGGTATCATCGGTGGTAAAACTGTTGAGGGTATGGCACGCCAGCCTGAGATGGTTGGTCAGCTTCGTACCGCTATGATTTTGGCTATCGCTTTCGCCGAGGTTTTGGGTCTTTTGGGCTTCATCGGCGCTTTTATCTTCTAATCATTACAACACGAAAGCTACAGATACATGACGAACGTCATTCAATTTCTAGCCGCAGAAGAAGGCTCAAATAGTGTTCTTCTACCTGCTACTTACGACATCGTCTGGTCTATCGTTGTGCTTATTGTCCTAGGGGCACTATTCACTTACTTCGTGTTACCGAAGTTTAAGGAAGTTCTTTCCGAACGTGAGGACCGGATCGCAGGTGGTATTCAGCGTGCTGAAGTAGCACAAGCTGAGGCGAAAGCGGCTCTTGAGAAGTACAATGCTCAACTTGCTGATGCACGCGCTGAGGCAGCTGAAATTCGTGATGAAGCCCGTGCGCGGGGTAAGCAAATTGAAGCTGAATACAAAGCGAAAGCTATCGAAGAGAGCAACCGAATTATTGAATCTGGCGAAAAGCAACTTGCTGCTCAGCGTGAGCAGGTTGTTGCAGAGCTACGTCGTGAAATGGGTCAGAACTCGATTTCTTTGGCTGAGCGTTTGCTCGGAGAACAACTCTCTGACGACGTAAAACGTTCAGGAACCATTGATCAGTTCTTGTCTGGTCTAGACACCGTTAGCGCAACAGGAAAGTGAGCACAATGCATACAGCGAGCCGTGAGGCACTAGCTCAGGTTTCTTCCCATATTGATACTGCATTGCAGGGGAATGAAAATGCTGTAGCTATTGCCGCCCAGACTGGCGCTGAGCTTTTTGATGTTGTTGATGTTTTGGAAGGCGATCGTCGTTTACGCATTGCCGTTGCAGATTCATCACGCATAGCTCAGCAACGTTCGGGTCTCATCTCTGCTGTGTTTGCCGGTAAAGTCTCACAGACTACTCTTGAAGTGCTCATCACTGCAGCAAGTCTCGAGTGGTCTACTCCTCGCGAGTTCCGTGCTGGTTTGGTCGAATTAGGTCGCCATGCACTATTGCGATCAGCAGAAGTTCAAGGGCAGATTGGGCAAGTAGAAGAAGAGCTCTTCCGTTTGTCTCGTCTCTTGGGCAAAGAAGCACAATTGACTCTTCTGCTTGATGATCGCAGCGCAGATCCACAACGAAAGAGTGCGTTATTTGCAAGTGTTCTTTATGGCAAGGTTACTGCGGTAACTGAAGCACTTGCTTTGCAGGTAACGCGTCGCACTGAGCACAATGTTATTGATGATATCAATGCATTATCGAAGAAAGCTGCTGCATTGCAGGGGCGCGATGTTGCTTTTGTGGTGTCTGCTACAGAACTCAGTGGTGCACAAAATGACTCATTGGCGAATAAGCTAGAGCAGATTTATGGTCGTGCGATGAACATCCACTCTGAGGTTGATCCCAGCCTCCTCGGTGGCATGATTATCCGAGTTGGCGATGAAGTAATAGATGGATCAACTTCTGGAAAGATTGAACGTCTACGTGCGAATTTTGTCTAACACGACAACACACTAATAGTTAAGAATAGAAATTGCTGGAAGAAACAACCGAGAGCAGGAAGAACATGGCGGAGCTTACGATCTCCTCCGACGAGATCCGTAGCGCGATTGCGAACTACACCTCGAGCTACTCCGCGGAGGCCTCCCGTGAGGAGGTTGGCGTGGTGATTTCGGCAGCCGATGGTATTGCCCAGGTATCTGGCCTTCCATCTGTTATGGCGAATGAGCTGCTTGAGTTCCCAGGTGGCGTAATTGGCGTCGCTCAGAACCTCGATACCGATCGCGTTGGTGTCGTAGTCTTGGGCAACTATGAAAGCCTTAAAGAAGGCGATGAAGTTAAGCGGACTGGAGAAGTCCTTTCGATTCCGGTCGGGGATAATTTCCTTGGTCGTGTTATCAACCCTTTGGGTCAGGTCATTGACGGGCTTGGTGCTGTTGAAGCTGAAGAAAACCGTGTGCTTGAGTTGCAGGCACCAACTGTTTTGCAGCGTCAGCCAGTGGAAGAGCCAATGCAGACCGGTATCAAAGCTATTGACGCAATGACCCCTATTGGTCGTGGTCAGCGTCAGTTGATCATTGGTGACCGTAAGACTGGTAAGACTGCTGTATGCATCGATACCATCTTGAACCAGAAGGCTAACTGGGAGTCTGGCGACAAGAACAAACAAGTTCGTTGTATTTATGTTGCTATTGGTCAAAAAGGCTCAACAATTGCCGCTGTCCGTAAAACCCTAGAAGAGCATGGTGCATTGGAGTACACCACAATTGTGGCAGCACCTGCTTCTGATTCTGCTGGTTTCAAGTGGCTTGCGCCTTTCGCAGGTGCAGCATTGGGACAGCACTGGATGTACCAGGGCAATCACGTATTGGTCATCTATGATGATTTGACTAAGCAGGCTGAGGCATACCGTGCTATCTCCTTGCTTCTTCGTCGCCCACCAGGACGTGAAGCATACCCAGGTGACGTTTTCTACTTGCACTCTCGTTTGCTAGAACGTGCAGCTAAGCTCTCCGACGATATGGGAGCTGGTTCTATGACCGCGCTGCCAATCATTGAAACCAAAGCGAACGACGTATCTGCCTTCATTCCTACCAACGTAATTTCTATTACTGATGGTCAGGTATTCCTTGAGTCCGATCTCTTTAACCAGGGTGTTCGTCCTGCGATTAACGTTGGTGTGTCGGTTTCTCGTGTTGGTGGTGCTGCACAGACAAAGGGCATGAAGAAAGTTTCTGGTTCCTTGCGTCTTGATCTTGCTGCATATCGTGATCTTGAGGCTTTCGCTACTTTCGCGTCTGACCTTGATCCTGCGTCGAAAGCTCAGCTTGATCGTGGTGCTCGTCTCGTGGAATTGCTCAAGCAATCTGAGAACTCACCACAGACTGTTGAACATCAAATTGTGTCAATCTGGCTTGCTGGTAATGGACACTTCGATTCTGTTCCCGTCGAAGACATCCGTCGCTTTGAGTCAGAGTTGATTGAGAATCTTCACTCCACAACACCTGAAGTTTTCGAGCAAATCGCTGGTGGTGCACAGCTTTCTGAGGACTCTCAGAATGCTCTGGTTGCTGCTACCGATAAGTTCAAGCGTTCTTTCCAGACCACTGATGGCACTGTTGTTATCAATGAACCTGAGGTTGATGCGCTTGCTGCAGGTGACGTACAAAAGAACCAGCTAAAGGTGAAGAAGTAAAGTTTTAAGACTTTATTTTAGAGCCATCAATTAGGAAAGAAGGGAGGCGAAAGATCCATGGCAAATCTTCGAGAATTGCGTGACCGAATTAAATCGGTGAACTCAACAAAGAAGATTACTAAAGCGCAAGAGCTTATTGCGACATCTCGCATTACTAAAGCGCAGGCACGGGTCGAGGCTTCATTGCCTTACGCCACCGAGATCCACAATGTGATGGAGCGTTTGGCCTCAGCTAGTTCTTTGGATCATCCGATGCTACGTGAACGAGAAGGCGGTAACCGCGCAGCTATTCTTGTAGTATCGAGTGATCGCGGCATGGCTGGTGGGTACAACTACAATGTCTTCAAGAAAGCTGCTGAGTTGCAGAAATTGCTTGAAGAAACCGGCTATGAGGTTGTCCGCTACGTCACAGGAAATAAGGGAGTTGCTTATTATAAGTTCCGCGGCGAAGAAGTCGCAGGTGCTTGGACAGGTTTCTCCCAGGATCCGACGTGGAGTGGTACTCACGACGTTCGCCATCATCTCATTGATGGATTCACTGCAACGTCTGAGGGAACCACACAGTGGTGCGAGGGCTTAACTGCTGAAGAAGGAAACGGCATTAAAGGCTTTGACCAAGTTCATGTGGTCTACACTGAGTTTGAGTCAATGCTTACCCAAACCCCTCGTGCTTTCCAACTGCTGCCCATCGAACCAGTTATTGAGACGAGCGATCACACAGATAGTGCAATCGATCGTCACGATAAGACATCTGGTACACCAGAGTCAGATGTAGAGTTTGAGCCTGATGCGGATACTTTGTTGTCTGCATTATTGCCACAGTATGTATCCCGCAGCTTGTATGCAATGTTCTTAGAAGCATCTGCTTCGGAATCTGCATCTCGTCGTAATGCGATGAAATCTGCGACCGATAATGCTACTGCATTGGTTAAGGATCTTTCACGTGTGGCTAACCAGGCTCGTCAGGCACAAATTACCCAGGAAATCACAGAGATTGTCGGTGGCGCTGGTGCGCTCGCCGAAAGCGCAGAAAGTGACTAGATTATGACCACAGCTCTTACAGAGCAGAACACGCAAACCGCGTCTGTCGCGGGTCGCGTTGTGCGCGTCATCGGTCCGGTCGTCGACGTGGAATTCCCACGCGGCGAGCTGCCGGCACTGTATAACGCGCTGACTGTCGAGGTAACTCTCGAGGCAGTTGCAAAGACCATTACGCTTGAGGTAGCCCAGCACTTGGGTGACAACCTCGTGCGTACCATTTCCATGGCGCCTACCGACGGACTTGTCCGCGGCGCTGAGGTAACTGATTCTGGTAAGCCAATTTCCGTGCCAGTTGGTGACGTTGTGAAAGGACACGTTTTCAACGCGCTAGGTGATTGTCTTGACCAGCCAGGTCTAGGCCGTGATGGTGAGCAGTGGGGTATCCACCGCGATCCACCACCATTCGACCAGCTCGAAGGTAAAACCGAAATCCTGGAAACCGGCATTAAGGTGATCGACCTTCTCACCCCATACGTAAAGGGTGGAAAGATTGGTCTGTTCGGTGGTGCAGGTGTGGGTAAGACCGTTCTTATCCAGGAGATGATTACCCGTATCGCTCGTGAGTTCTCCGGTACATCTGTATTCGCAGGTGTTGGTGAGCGTACTCGTGAGGGTACTGACCTCTTCCTTGAAATGGAAGAAATGGGTGTGCTTCAGGATACCGCCTTGGTATTCGGTCAGATGGACGAGCCACCAGGAGTTCGTATGCGTGTAGCTCTTTCTGGTCTGACAATGGCGGAGTACTTCCGCGATGTTCAGCACCAGGACGTGCTGTTGTTCATCGACAACATCTTCCGTTTCACCCAGGCAGGTTCTGAGGTATCTACCTTGCTAGGCCGTATGCCTTCTGCTGTGGGTTACCAGCCAACCTTGGCTGATGAGATGGGTGTTCTACAGGAGCGCATTACTTCTACAAAGGGTAAGTCCATTACCTCTTTGCAGGCTGTGTATGTTCCTGCTGATGACTACACCGACCCAGCCCCAGCAACCACATTCGCTCACTTGGATGCAACCACAGAGCTTGACCGTTCTATTGCTTCCAAGGGTATTTACCCAGCGGTGAACCCACTAACATCTACCTCTCGTATTCTTGAGCCAGGTATCGTTGGTGAGCGTCACTACGAGGTTGCGCAGCGAGTTATCCACATCTTGCAGAAGAACAAAGAACTTCAGGACATCATCGCCATTCTTGGTATGGATGAGCTTTCTGAAGAGGATAAGATCACTGTTCAGCGTGCTCGTCGCCTTGAGCGTTTCTTGGGTCAGAACTTCTTCGTTGCAGAGAAGTTCACTGGTATCCCAGGTTCTTATGTGCCGCTTTCTCATACCATCGACGCTTTCGAGCGTATTTGCAATGGCGATTTCGATCACTACCCTGAGCAGGCCTTTAACGGTCTAGGTGGTTTGGACGACGTCGAAGCTGCATACAAGAAATTGACTGAGAAGTAGGGGAGGAACGGACATGGCTGACATCACCGTTGAAATAGTCTCTGTGGAACGTGTGTTGTGGAGCGGACACGCTAGCATTGTTACCGCACAAACCACAGAAGGCGAACTCGGCGTGCAGCCTGGTCACGTGCCATTTCTAGGGCAACTAGCCGAAAATGGCATTGTGACGGTTACTCCTGTGGATGGCAGCAAACTTGTTGCTGCTGTTCAAGGTGGCTTCATCTCTGTTTCTGCAGATAAAATCACTGTGCTTGCCGAATACGCTATTTGGTCTAATGAGGTTGACACCACATCAGCAGAAGCGAATTTGCAGTCTAGTGATGCACTATCTAAAGCTCGTGCTGAAGCTGAACTAAAAGCTGTCCGTCGAAGCGCAGGAGTATAACCTACACCTGCGACAGTGTTCACGTAGTTCATGTATTGGCGGCATGATTTCTCTTATGGGAGTCATGCCGCCTTTGCTTTTTCAGGTCATTCTAGCTGGATAGTGATACGTTCCACATTTTTAGAAAGTAATTCTGTTTTTTAGAAGGCGAAGTAGTATTATGGATTAAAATCTGAACACATCACCCATCAGTCCCTCTGTGTTAAGGATGCGTTTCGCCTGTGAAGTACGTATTTATTGCATTGGGTATTATCGCCCTATTTTTTGTAGTATTTGCCGCATGGCGTTTCTTAACTTTGCGTTCTAAAGGTACACCAGTTATTTTGCGTCGCCTTCCTGCCACTGGTACGCATGGCTGGCGTCATGGTCTTTTTCGCTATCATGGGGATAGCTTGCACTATTTCATGTTGCGCTCTATCGCACCGCTAGCAGATATGCTTTTTGAGCGTACGCATGTAGTTATTAAGGGTCATCGTGATGTAACTAATCGTGAGGACTCTTTTTTATTTGGTGATAAAATTGTTCAGTTTTCACACCACGGACAAGACTATGAATTAGTATGCAGTCCCCATGCAGAAATGGCTTTCACCGCTTGGGTAGAGGCGGCACCCAGTTCGCGTATGGATAAAATGAATCCTAAAGATTTACTTCGTAGAATCGGTAAAGATAATACGCAAAAGTAATCCTGTGCCAAGTTCAGCGTGGGGTGCGCTATATTTGCTTATCTGCAGTTAAGGTCTAAAGAATGCGTTTAGTCATTGCTCGTTGTTCAGTGGATTATGTCGGTCGTCTTGAAGCACACCTGCCGATGGCTGATCGGCTTATCATGATTAAAGCTGATGGTTCAGTTTCAATCCATGCAGATGATCGTGCGTATAAACCACTCAACTGGATGACACCGCCATGTACTCTCACAGAAACAGAAGTACCAGTAGCAGAGCTTGAAGATGCACAAGTAAAAGCACAGATGGACGCGCAGACAACGGTGGCATTATGGATCGTAGAAAATAAAAAAGGTGAGCAGCTAAGAATCACAGTTGAAGCCATCCACTCTGATTTGTCTTACAATCTTGGTGAAGATCCTGGATTGATTAAAGACGGCGTCGAGGCGCATTTACAAGAATTATTAGCCGAGCATATTGATACTTTAGGGGAAGGGCATTCGCTTATTCGACGTGAATATCCCACTGCTATCGGACCAGTAGACATTTTGTGCCGCAATGAGCAAGGGCAGACTGTAGCGGTCGAGATTAAACGACGTGGTGGTATTGATGGCGTTGAGCAGCTTTCTCGTTATCTAGAACTATTAAACAGAGATGAGCTATTGGCTCCAGTGCAGGGAGTGTTTGCTGCGCAAGAAATTAAACCGCAGGCACGTACTTTGGCCAATGACCGAGGGATTCGCTGCGTCACTCTTGATTATGATGCGCTCCGTGGCATTGAGTCTACGGAATTGCGTTTGTTCTAATCATGGGAAGAAAGAATAGGCGAGCGCCGTCGAAGCAGCCGTCTCGTCCTCTCGACGCTGCTACCTTGTGGGGTACGCAAAGCATGGAAGGACCTGCATGGACGCAGGGCGAAATTTACCATGTGCGAAGGATGAGTGCTTCTGCTGCAACCAAAAGATATATTTGCCCAGGGTGCAACCAAGATATTATGCCAGCGGTGGCGCATATTGTGGCGTGGCCTCGTGATTATGGGCGCGGAATAGAAGATCGCCGTCACTGGCACACTGGATGCTGGCAACGGCGGTAGTCTTGAAAATTACTGGATGGGTTGTGTGAGCTCTAGCAGGACACCACCTGCATCTTTGGGATGTACAAAGTTAATTTTTGCCCCTCCGGTACCAATTTTAGGTTCCGGATAGAGCAAACGAATACCTTGGTCGGTTAAATGTTTGCTCAGCGCCACAATATCATTGGTGCGCAAGCACATTTGCTGTAATCCTGGCCCTTTTTTGTCGAGAAACTTTGCAATGGTTGATTCCTCATTGAGTGGGGCAAGCAGCTGGATCATTCCATCAGT harbors:
- the atpB gene encoding F0F1 ATP synthase subunit A, producing MKGEFHTPNIDHEFFPDAFWFTDVAGGWFQIDRLMFVRLLMAVVLGAFFAIAMRNPKLVPSGLQNLAEFFLDFVRIHIAEDILGKKEGRRFLPVIATIFFIVFIMNIPSVIPFLNISPNARIGMPIVLAAFGYIAFIYAGVKRYGFFKYIRSSVVIPHLPFLVYFLVIPLEFISTFIVRPVSLAIRLMVNMLAGHVILVLIFSATNFFFWQLNGWTAMSAVTIVFGVLMTLFECLVIFLQAYIFALLVAVYIELSLHADEH
- the atpE gene encoding ATP synthase F0 subunit C, whose amino-acid sequence is MNEIILAAGNAGGIEGSIAGIGFGLSAIGPGIGIGIIGGKTVEGMARQPEMVGQLRTAMILAIAFAEVLGLLGFIGAFIF
- a CDS encoding F0F1 ATP synthase subunit B, whose translation is MTNVIQFLAAEEGSNSVLLPATYDIVWSIVVLIVLGALFTYFVLPKFKEVLSEREDRIAGGIQRAEVAQAEAKAALEKYNAQLADARAEAAEIRDEARARGKQIEAEYKAKAIEESNRIIESGEKQLAAQREQVVAELRREMGQNSISLAERLLGEQLSDDVKRSGTIDQFLSGLDTVSATGK
- a CDS encoding F0F1 ATP synthase subunit delta, whose protein sequence is MHTASREALAQVSSHIDTALQGNENAVAIAAQTGAELFDVVDVLEGDRRLRIAVADSSRIAQQRSGLISAVFAGKVSQTTLEVLITAASLEWSTPREFRAGLVELGRHALLRSAEVQGQIGQVEEELFRLSRLLGKEAQLTLLLDDRSADPQRKSALFASVLYGKVTAVTEALALQVTRRTEHNVIDDINALSKKAAALQGRDVAFVVSATELSGAQNDSLANKLEQIYGRAMNIHSEVDPSLLGGMIIRVGDEVIDGSTSGKIERLRANFV
- the atpA gene encoding F0F1 ATP synthase subunit alpha, producing the protein MAELTISSDEIRSAIANYTSSYSAEASREEVGVVISAADGIAQVSGLPSVMANELLEFPGGVIGVAQNLDTDRVGVVVLGNYESLKEGDEVKRTGEVLSIPVGDNFLGRVINPLGQVIDGLGAVEAEENRVLELQAPTVLQRQPVEEPMQTGIKAIDAMTPIGRGQRQLIIGDRKTGKTAVCIDTILNQKANWESGDKNKQVRCIYVAIGQKGSTIAAVRKTLEEHGALEYTTIVAAPASDSAGFKWLAPFAGAALGQHWMYQGNHVLVIYDDLTKQAEAYRAISLLLRRPPGREAYPGDVFYLHSRLLERAAKLSDDMGAGSMTALPIIETKANDVSAFIPTNVISITDGQVFLESDLFNQGVRPAINVGVSVSRVGGAAQTKGMKKVSGSLRLDLAAYRDLEAFATFASDLDPASKAQLDRGARLVELLKQSENSPQTVEHQIVSIWLAGNGHFDSVPVEDIRRFESELIENLHSTTPEVFEQIAGGAQLSEDSQNALVAATDKFKRSFQTTDGTVVINEPEVDALAAGDVQKNQLKVKK
- a CDS encoding F0F1 ATP synthase subunit gamma produces the protein MANLRELRDRIKSVNSTKKITKAQELIATSRITKAQARVEASLPYATEIHNVMERLASASSLDHPMLREREGGNRAAILVVSSDRGMAGGYNYNVFKKAAELQKLLEETGYEVVRYVTGNKGVAYYKFRGEEVAGAWTGFSQDPTWSGTHDVRHHLIDGFTATSEGTTQWCEGLTAEEGNGIKGFDQVHVVYTEFESMLTQTPRAFQLLPIEPVIETSDHTDSAIDRHDKTSGTPESDVEFEPDADTLLSALLPQYVSRSLYAMFLEASASESASRRNAMKSATDNATALVKDLSRVANQARQAQITQEITEIVGGAGALAESAESD
- the atpD gene encoding F0F1 ATP synthase subunit beta, with translation MTTALTEQNTQTASVAGRVVRVIGPVVDVEFPRGELPALYNALTVEVTLEAVAKTITLEVAQHLGDNLVRTISMAPTDGLVRGAEVTDSGKPISVPVGDVVKGHVFNALGDCLDQPGLGRDGEQWGIHRDPPPFDQLEGKTEILETGIKVIDLLTPYVKGGKIGLFGGAGVGKTVLIQEMITRIAREFSGTSVFAGVGERTREGTDLFLEMEEMGVLQDTALVFGQMDEPPGVRMRVALSGLTMAEYFRDVQHQDVLLFIDNIFRFTQAGSEVSTLLGRMPSAVGYQPTLADEMGVLQERITSTKGKSITSLQAVYVPADDYTDPAPATTFAHLDATTELDRSIASKGIYPAVNPLTSTSRILEPGIVGERHYEVAQRVIHILQKNKELQDIIAILGMDELSEEDKITVQRARRLERFLGQNFFVAEKFTGIPGSYVPLSHTIDAFERICNGDFDHYPEQAFNGLGGLDDVEAAYKKLTEK
- a CDS encoding F0F1 ATP synthase subunit epsilon, yielding MADITVEIVSVERVLWSGHASIVTAQTTEGELGVQPGHVPFLGQLAENGIVTVTPVDGSKLVAAVQGGFISVSADKITVLAEYAIWSNEVDTTSAEANLQSSDALSKARAEAELKAVRRSAGV
- a CDS encoding DUF2550 domain-containing protein, with the translated sequence MKYVFIALGIIALFFVVFAAWRFLTLRSKGTPVILRRLPATGTHGWRHGLFRYHGDSLHYFMLRSIAPLADMLFERTHVVIKGHRDVTNREDSFLFGDKIVQFSHHGQDYELVCSPHAEMAFTAWVEAAPSSRMDKMNPKDLLRRIGKDNTQK
- the nucS gene encoding endonuclease NucS codes for the protein MRLVIARCSVDYVGRLEAHLPMADRLIMIKADGSVSIHADDRAYKPLNWMTPPCTLTETEVPVAELEDAQVKAQMDAQTTVALWIVENKKGEQLRITVEAIHSDLSYNLGEDPGLIKDGVEAHLQELLAEHIDTLGEGHSLIRREYPTAIGPVDILCRNEQGQTVAVEIKRRGGIDGVEQLSRYLELLNRDELLAPVQGVFAAQEIKPQARTLANDRGIRCVTLDYDALRGIESTELRLF
- the mce gene encoding methylmalonyl-CoA epimerase — its product is MSSFSDITIPHELVDCLDHVGIAVADLDAAVEFYRSAFGWVNHHQETNEEQGVVEAMIGPKNLGTTDGMIQLLAPLNEESTIAKFLDKKGPGLQQMCLRTNDIVALSKHLTDQGIRLLYPEPKIGTGGAKINFVHPKDAGGVLLELTQPIQ